One Tistrella mobilis DNA segment encodes these proteins:
- a CDS encoding HdaA/DnaA family protein produces MTRRPAQLPLDLALRPALGREDFLVAPSNAEAVAWLDRWPDWPGPALAIHGPAGCGKTHLARVWQAMSGAVEVAADRLTADAAPVDLSGGARAVLVEDVGEAIASGADETALFHLYNHLAAAGGTLLLTGAEPPARWALALPDLASRLRAAPAVRVGPPDDALLSAVLVKLFTDRQLRVSGEVVHWLTLHMERSFDAARRLVDQLDAAALAERRGITVALARGVLGIPAPRVRGRGRVAGDG; encoded by the coding sequence TTGACACGACGCCCCGCTCAACTGCCGTTGGACCTTGCGCTTCGCCCGGCACTCGGGCGGGAGGATTTCCTCGTGGCGCCGTCCAATGCCGAGGCGGTGGCGTGGCTGGACCGGTGGCCCGACTGGCCGGGGCCGGCACTGGCCATCCACGGGCCCGCCGGCTGCGGCAAGACCCATCTGGCCCGCGTGTGGCAGGCGATGAGCGGCGCCGTAGAGGTGGCGGCTGACCGGCTGACCGCCGACGCCGCACCGGTCGATCTGTCCGGCGGTGCCCGCGCGGTTCTGGTCGAAGATGTGGGCGAGGCGATTGCCTCAGGAGCGGACGAGACGGCGCTGTTCCATCTCTACAATCATCTGGCCGCCGCCGGTGGCACCCTGCTGCTGACCGGGGCCGAGCCGCCGGCCCGCTGGGCGCTGGCGCTGCCGGATCTTGCGTCCCGACTGCGGGCGGCCCCTGCGGTCAGGGTGGGGCCGCCGGATGATGCGCTGCTGAGCGCCGTGCTGGTCAAGCTGTTCACCGATCGCCAGCTCAGGGTCAGCGGCGAGGTGGTGCACTGGCTGACGCTGCACATGGAGCGGTCTTTCGATGCGGCCCGCCGGCTGGTCGATCAGCTCGATGCTGCGGCGCTGGCGGAGCGTCGCGGGATCACGGTGGCGCTGGCACGTGGTGTTCTCGGCATCCCGGCGCCGCGGGTTCGCGGGCGGGGCCGGGTGGCAGGCGACGGATGA